One window from the genome of Artemia franciscana chromosome 12, ASM3288406v1, whole genome shotgun sequence encodes:
- the LOC136033475 gene encoding GATA zinc finger domain-containing protein 4-like: MTKIDLKVLKNMLLLRLKGQALTFLKQIENSIGTEATSTINSIELLQQAFQKRFIDTSSLNKLKHGLVTFEQTQNVREYLHKVRIATEARYGPGEGELYEKIILNAFKQGLNPKLYRLLIAKNIDNLELAVQEIERAVEIDSIVLQHQKLSINAVENKAPVKSRDSFPRFFSRESSPKPVQNQMRTTTPPRQVRFAPNNQLRAQTNNEPLRCYTCSRLGHIARNCFANNNNRPNIRGTGNRLSRGTNYSGYAPRGDRGNTFVTGGNYPTQSRNFQRNAYQYRGGYRGRTNQPSNSWNRNTRENYISRRQPYNSSISSNNQGTQNRTNESSTSNIWESQGNDISPQNS, encoded by the coding sequence atgacaaaaattgacctaaaagtattaaaaaacatGTTACTTTTAAGATTGAAAGGACAGGCGCTAACATTCCTAAAACAAATCGAAAACTCGATAGGTACAGAAGCAACCTCAACAATTAACTCAATAGAATTATTGCAACAGGCCTTCCAGAAAAGATTCATTGACACAAGTTCattgaataaactaaaacatGGCCTAGTTACTTTCGAACAGACCCAAAACGTTCGTGAGTACTTGCATAAGGTTAGAATCGCAACAGAGGCGCGATACGGTCCAGGAGAAggggaattatatgaaaaaatcatactaaatgcatttaaacagggaCTAAACCCAAAGTTATACCGCCTTTtgatagctaaaaatattgataacctAGAATTAGCGGTTCAGGAAATAGAAAGAGCCGTAGAAATTGATTCGATTGTCCTGCAGCATCAAAAACTGTCAATAAATGCTGTAGAAAACAAAGCCCCTGTAAAGTCGAGAGATTCCTTTCCGCGATTTTTCTCCCGAGAATCATCGCCCAAACCGGTTCAAAATCAAATGCGAACCACCACACCTCCAAGACAAGTACgttttgcccccaataatcaatTAAGGGCACAAACTAACAATGAACCATTAAGGTGCTACACCTGTAGCCGATTAGGACACATCGCAAGAAATTGTTTTGCAAACAATAATAATCGACCAAACATTAGGGGAACGGGTAAccgtttgtccagggggacaaactatagTGGGTACGCCCCAAGAGGTGATCGAGGAAACACCTTTGTAACAGGAGGTAATTATCCCACCCAAAGTCGAAATTTTCAACGCAATGCATATCAATATCGAGGAGGGTATCGTGGAAGAACAAATCAACCCAGTAATAGTTGGAACAGAAATACAAGAGAAAATTACATCAGCCGACGGCAACCATATAATAGCTCCATCTCAAGTAATAACCAAGGaacccaaaacagaacaaatgaaagttctacatctAACATCTGGGAGTCCCAGGGAAACGATATAAGCCCCCAAAATTCgtag
- the LOC136034156 gene encoding uncharacterized protein LOC136034156 — protein sequence MPRQRTLSNTDTLEPDQDLMFARPEFWISNKTLSLPNLSVIDYELREIIFESAITNAVRNLEYNTLYSLLKVPVIFNEDLLIHGIIILLYGSFSLEILSKDYDYRHKNAAYTFAALLRAMPPVAYPLIASLIRENFWHIEQESGFKIIWPLKFLDLLLNVNYKIVEDENILLGIYEHYLRYSTNFDPIIVKNSIHYIYDEQYMELINVTRKFYMNDENFGSKILPDKDIIVYEKFLDTASPLCFRKELTYKIIHTTSDELSLKDLCRKKIRQILRKTDINYSMQSLYIPTFLKKYIMYMENGSGINEKDFQLTFKTPYLLKSQCNLLANSGPILRITEDYELDGPFLPFTTLIFSSPLM from the coding sequence ATGCCGCGACAAAGAACCTTAAGTAATACCGACACCCTAGAACCCGACCAAGACCTGATGTTTGCAAGACcagaattttggatttcaaataaaacccTAAGTTTACCAAACCTCTCAGTAATAGACTATGAACTACGGGAAATAATCTTCGAATCCGCAATAACTAATGCAGTAAGGAACTTGGAATATAATACCTTATATTCATTATTGAAAGTTCCCGTTATTTTTAACGAGGATCTCCTAATACACGGAATAATCATCCTATTATACGGATCATTTTCACTGGAAATATTGAGCAAAGATTACGATTATAGGCACAAGAATGCTGCATACACCTTCGCAGCCCTACTCCGAGCGATGCCCCCCGTTGCGTATCCTTTAATAGCATCTTTAATACGCGAAAATTTTTGGCACATAGAACAAGAATcaggtttcaaaataatatgGCCCTTAAAGTTTCTGGACTTACTACTAAATGTgaattacaaaattgtggaagatgaaaatatattgttggGAATATATGAACACTATTTGAGATACAGTACTAATTTTGAcccaataattgtaaaaaattcaaTCCATTATATTTATGATGAACAGTATATGGAGTTAATAAATGTAACGAGAAAATTCTACAtgaatgatgaaaattttggatcaaaaattttgccaGATAAAGACATCATTGTGTATGAGAAATTCCTTGACACAGCTAGCCCACTATGCTTTCGTAAGGAATTGACTtataaaataattcacacgaccTCAGATGAACTCAGTCTAAAAGATCTATGCAGGAAGAAAATACGgcaaatattaagaaaaacggACATTAATTATTCCATGCAAAGCCTCTATATTCCCACTTTCCTAAAGAAATACATAATGTACATGGAAAACGGCTCTGGAATCAACGAAAAGGACTTCCAGTTAACATTTAAAACCCCCTACCTTTTAAAGTCACAGTGCAATTTACTGGCCAATAGTGGGCCAATTTTAAGAATAACAGAAGATTATGAACTAGACGGTCCCTTTTTACCCTTTACCACCCTTATTTTTTCCTCCCCCCTTATGTAA